TCGGCCAGCGCCACATGAGCATGGAGTCGATCTACGAATACGGCTCCCGCGCGGGCTTCTGGCGCCTGTGGCGGATGTTCACCGAGCGCGACATGCCCGTGACCGTCTATGGCGTCGCCACGGCCCTCATGCGCAACCCGGACGCGGTCGCGGCCATGAAGGAGGCCGATTGGGAGATCGCCAGCCACGGCCTGAAATGGATCGACTACCGCGACTTCTCGGCGGAGGAGGAGCGGGCGCACATGAAGGAGGCGATCCGCATCCACACGGAGGTGACCGGGGAGCGGCCCCTCGGATGGTATACGGGCCGCACCTCGGAGCACACCAACCGCCTCGTGGCGGAGGAGGGCGGGTTCCTCTACAGCGCCGATTCCTACGCCGACGAGCTGCCCTACTGGGAACAGCACGGCGACCGGCGGCAGCTGATCGTGCCCTATACGCTCGACGCCAACGACATGCGCTTCGCCACCCCGCAGGGGTTCAATGCGGGCGACCAGTTCTTCGCCTACCTGAAGGATAGTTTCGACACGCTCTATGCGGAGGGCGAGACGGCGCCGAAGATGCTGTCGGTCGGTCTCCATTGCCGCCTCGTCGGCCGCCCCGGCCGCGCCGCGGCGCTCGCCCGCTTCCTCGACTACGTCGCGTCCCATGAGCATGTCTGGGTGGCCCGGCGCATCGACATCGCCCGCCACTGGATCCGGCATCACCGCCCGGCCGATCTCAAGCCCAGCCGCATGAGCCGGATCCTGTTCGTCGATGTCTTCGGCGACATCTTCGAGCACTCGCCCTGGGTCGCGGAGCGCACCTACGACGCCGGGCTGACCACCGGGCAGGATACGGCCGAAGGGCTCCACGCCGCCATGGTCCAGGCGCTCTCGGAGGGAGCGCGCGAGCAGAAACTGGCCCTGATCAACGCCCACCCGGATCTCGCCGGGCGGCTGAAGCTCGCCGACCTCACGGCCGATTCCCGCAACGAGCAATCCTCCGCCGGCCTCGACAGTCTGACGGAGGAGGAGCGCAGCCGCTTCCTGAAGCTGAACGACGCCTACCGGCAGAAATTCGGCTTCCCCTTCATCATGGCCGTGAAGGGCCGCTCGAAGGACGAGATCCTCGCCGCCTTCGAGGAGCGCCTGGAGCACGACCCCGACCAGGAGTTCGACACGGCCATCGTGCAGATCGAGCTGATCGCCCTGCTCAGGCTGAAGGATCGCCTGCCGTCGCTGGCCGATGTCTTCTCGAACCTGGCCTGATCGGAACCCTGAGGGCAAATGTGCGTCTTCCTCCCAGCTTGGCCATGGTGAGCCGGGCGTCAGGAGGAGGACGACATGGGTCTGTTCAAGTTCATCAAAGAGGCAGGCGCCAAGATCTTCGGTGGAAGCGCCGCCGCGGCGACTCCCGAGAAGCTGCAGCAGGAGGTCCAGGGGCACGGGTTCGACGCCTCCAAGCTCGGGATCCAGGTCGAAGGCGACAAGGTGAAGCTGTCGGGCCAGGCCACCACCCAGGAAGAGGCCGAGAAGATCATCCTGTCCCTCGGCAATACCTATGGGGTGGCTGAGGTCGATACGAGCGAGCTTCAGGTCCAGCAGCCGGCGCAGGTCTCGACCATGTATACGGTCCAGAAGGGCGACACCCTCTGGGAGATCGCCGAGAAGCATTACGGCAAGGGCAAGGGCGCGAAATACACCGAGATCGTCAAGGCCAACTCCCCGCCGGTCAAGGACCCCGACATGATCCAGCCCGGCTGGGTGCTGCGGATTCCGCCATTGGCGTGAGCCGGGATCGGATTGGCTCCTCCCTGAGAAGCCGGTATGAGTGGCCCATCGCAGGGAGGAATGTCCATGAGTGAAGCGCCGAAAATCATCGATCTGGACCGGGAGGCCGTGAAGCAGGGGCTTCGGGACGGCTCTCTCGTTCTGGTCGATGTCCGCGAGCCGCAGGAATTCGCCGCCGGGCATATTCCCGGTGCCGTGTCCCATCCGCTCTCGACCTTCGACCCGTCCTCCCTGCCTGAAGGGAAGCGGATCGTGTTTTCCTGCGCGGCCGGCGTCCGCTCGGTCCGGGCCCTCGAATTCTCCCAGGCTTCCGGCCGCGATATCCGCGAGCACTACAAGGGCGGATTCAAGGACTGGATCGCATCGGGCGAACCCGTGGAGTGAAGAGGCAGGCTGGGCCATTCACAGAGATTTGTTCCAAGGTGGAGTGCTCAAGCTTCACGAGATATGCGCTAATGCCGGCCCGCTGACGGTGGTTCGTAGGGACGCCATCGGTCGCGCCCAACAGGGAAAGACAATATGAAGCGTACGATTTTTGCCGCCGGCCTCGTGGCCCTCGGGGTGAGCGCCGCCATCGCGCAGAGCGATGTCGTCGCGCAGCGCCAGGCGCTCATGAAGGAGATGGGGGCCCAGACCAGGCCCATCGGCGCCATGATGCGCGGCCAGGAGCCATTCGACCTCGCCAAGGTCCAGGCCGGCCTGAAGGTGCTGGCGGAAAACCCCGTGAAGTTCGTGGCCCTGTTCCCCGAGAACTCGAAGGATGCGCCCAAGACCGAGGCCCTCCCGGCCGTTTGGGAGAACAAGGCAAAGTTCGAGTCCTATGGAAAGAAGATGAGCCAGGATGCCCAGACGGCGATGGCTTCGATCAAGGACGAGGCCTCGTTCAAGACGGAGATGCCGAAGGTCCTCCAGAACTGCGGCACCTGCCACAACGAGTTCCGGAAGAAGAGCTCCTAAATCAGAGAGCGTGAAGATGGGCGGCCCTCGGGCCGCCCGTTTCATTCGGAGGTGGTTCGATGCGCAAAGCGCTCGCGAGCCCTTCGGTCAAGCGTCACGGCGACCGTTCCGATCCCTTGCCGAGATAAGTCGACAGGCGTGCGATCCGCTGCTGGAGATCCGACACGATGACCTTGGCGCCTATCGTCAAACAGTGATCGTGCCCGCCGGGAACCTCGACCACTTCGACGTTCGGGCTCATCCGAGACCACGAGCGGCCGTGATGGGTCGCCGCATAGAATACGACCGGTACATCGAGAGGCGCCGGCAGATAGCGTGACATCGCAATCGAATAGGCTTCCCACGTCGTCGAAGGACCAAGCGTGAAGTCCTCCCTGAACAGGCGGACATACGCCCTTTCGAGGATCTTCATGGGCGCCAGACGCCGCATCTTGGCAAGAGCCTGCATGGGCGTGAGAGAGAAGAACCGCTCCAATCTCGCCATCTGGTCATAGGCCCAGCCGACCCTGAGCGGCGACGCCTTAAGCCTCATGATCCTGAGGATCGTGCGCATGACAGGACGGGCGCAGACGGTCGGCGGGTCGACCATCGCAACCATGTCGACCTTGTGGCCCGCGGCCACCAGCAGGCGAGCCGTTTCGAAAGCCACCATCGCGCCGTTGCACTTCCCTCCCAGCAGGAACGGGCCGTTGGCCTGCCGCTCCAGGATCTGCGGCAGGCACGCGGCGGCCATTTCCTCGAAGGATGCCGGAATGGCTTCCCCGTGCAGTCCATGAGGGTTGATGGGGATGATGGGCTGACCGGATCCGAGAAGCCGTACCATTTTCCGGATCTGCAGGGCGCCGTTGTTGAAGTCGCCATGGAAGAAGAAAAGCGGTCGCGGGTCGTCAGCTCGGTGCGACCGAGCGCGGGAGACGGCCGTTTGCTCAGGCTCCGCGGTCAGCGTCGCGACGATCTGGCGGATGGTCGCGGCCTCGAACATGATTGTCTCGGGAATGCGGCGGCCGACGAGTCTTTCGGCCTCGATGAGCATCCCTGTCGCGAGAAGAGAGTCGCCGCCGCTCTCGAAGAAGTCGTCGTCGATCGTCAGCGTCTCGGAGCCGAGCAGCCTCCGCCACAGCTGCAACAGGTCGGCCTCCAGGTTTCGCGGATGCGAGCTCACCGATGTCTTCCCATCGGCCGAGGCAGCCTCCGCGAGCCGTCGCCGCTGAATCTTGCCCGTGACGCCCTTCGGCAACTGATCGCGGATTTCTATGCGGCGCGGGATCTTGAAGGACGTCAGCTTGTCCTGGAGAAACCGGCGCAGGTCCGAGGGTGTTGCGGAGGCCTCGGGACGAAGGACGACGGCAGCCGCGACGTCCTCGCCGAGCCGTGGGTGGGGCACGGCGAAGCTGGCTGCTTCGGCCACGGCCGGGTGGGACAGGAGCGCGGCGTCGATCTCGGCAGGGGCGATCTTTTCGCCGCCGCGGTTGATGACCTCGGCGAGGCGCCCGTGCAGGAGCAGAAAGCCGTCCTTGTCGAGGCTGCCGAGGTCGCCGGTGCGAAACCAACCATCCACGAAAGCGTCCCGATTGATGCCTGGAGCACCGAGATAGCCGGAGGTCAGCGTGGGACCGCGAACCCAGACCTCGCCCTGTTCCCCGGGGGGAAGCTTGTTCCCGTCTTCGCCTGCGATCATGACGGTGCCCGGCCATGGCCGCCCGCATGTACCGGGCCGGTTCAGGCCGGGCGGCGGCAGGTTGGCTGCGATCTGGGCGGCTTCGCTCAAGCCGTAATGTTCGAGGACGGGGATGCCGAGAGCGTTCTGCAACGCCTCCCGCACGCCACCCGGGAGCGGCGCGCCGCCGGAAACGACGAAGCGCAATGTATGCATCGACTGGATGTTGTCCGTACCCTTCGCCTGGTCGAGCACGGCGCGGTGCAGCGCAGGACCGGCCGAGTACCAGGTCGGGCGCAGGCCGTCGAACCATTCGGGCAGATCCACCGCTGTGGGATCGGCCGGGATCGCGATGCTGCCGCCCGAGAGCAAAGGCGTGAAGACGGTCACCTTCAGGCCATGGGAGTAGAAAGGCG
This region of Microvirga mediterraneensis genomic DNA includes:
- a CDS encoding rhodanese-like domain-containing protein encodes the protein MSEAPKIIDLDREAVKQGLRDGSLVLVDVREPQEFAAGHIPGAVSHPLSTFDPSSLPEGKRIVFSCAAGVRSVRALEFSQASGRDIREHYKGGFKDWIASGEPVE
- the lysM gene encoding peptidoglycan-binding protein LysM — its product is MGLFKFIKEAGAKIFGGSAAAATPEKLQQEVQGHGFDASKLGIQVEGDKVKLSGQATTQEEAEKIILSLGNTYGVAEVDTSELQVQQPAQVSTMYTVQKGDTLWEIAEKHYGKGKGAKYTEIVKANSPPVKDPDMIQPGWVLRIPPLA
- a CDS encoding c-type cytochrome gives rise to the protein MKRTIFAAGLVALGVSAAIAQSDVVAQRQALMKEMGAQTRPIGAMMRGQEPFDLAKVQAGLKVLAENPVKFVALFPENSKDAPKTEALPAVWENKAKFESYGKKMSQDAQTAMASIKDEASFKTEMPKVLQNCGTCHNEFRKKSS
- a CDS encoding AMP-binding protein; protein product: MTTISQNLQALGKSPASAAPGDVTPLETHLTIGHAIRTVAALHPEQPAIISSRFPPLGYGDLHLQLDEFRSQLRRGGFTCGDRIGVLMPNGPEAVLAILGVACSATAVPFDPRQTPEELNGKLEALHLDALLVLRDGFPEASSIAAQRNLTIIEAAPVEDGRLGLTLVLPTSTSPAPEGDPTPDTPAFILQTSGTTAQPKLIPFTHANMLAAAARLKIWFGLTCRDRCLSVSPPFYSHGLKVTVFTPLLSGGSIAIPADPTAVDLPEWFDGLRPTWYSAGPALHRAVLDQAKGTDNIQSMHTLRFVVSGGAPLPGGVREALQNALGIPVLEHYGLSEAAQIAANLPPPGLNRPGTCGRPWPGTVMIAGEDGNKLPPGEQGEVWVRGPTLTSGYLGAPGINRDAFVDGWFRTGDLGSLDKDGFLLLHGRLAEVINRGGEKIAPAEIDAALLSHPAVAEAASFAVPHPRLGEDVAAAVVLRPEASATPSDLRRFLQDKLTSFKIPRRIEIRDQLPKGVTGKIQRRRLAEAASADGKTSVSSHPRNLEADLLQLWRRLLGSETLTIDDDFFESGGDSLLATGMLIEAERLVGRRIPETIMFEAATIRQIVATLTAEPEQTAVSRARSHRADDPRPLFFFHGDFNNGALQIRKMVRLLGSGQPIIPINPHGLHGEAIPASFEEMAAACLPQILERQANGPFLLGGKCNGAMVAFETARLLVAAGHKVDMVAMVDPPTVCARPVMRTILRIMRLKASPLRVGWAYDQMARLERFFSLTPMQALAKMRRLAPMKILERAYVRLFREDFTLGPSTTWEAYSIAMSRYLPAPLDVPVVFYAATHHGRSWSRMSPNVEVVEVPGGHDHCLTIGAKVIVSDLQQRIARLSTYLGKGSERSP
- the puuE gene encoding allantoinase PuuE — its product is MPETTYPRDLVGYGRNPPHPRWPNGARICVQFVINYEEGGENSILHGDRASEAFLSEIVGAQAWLGQRHMSMESIYEYGSRAGFWRLWRMFTERDMPVTVYGVATALMRNPDAVAAMKEADWEIASHGLKWIDYRDFSAEEERAHMKEAIRIHTEVTGERPLGWYTGRTSEHTNRLVAEEGGFLYSADSYADELPYWEQHGDRRQLIVPYTLDANDMRFATPQGFNAGDQFFAYLKDSFDTLYAEGETAPKMLSVGLHCRLVGRPGRAAALARFLDYVASHEHVWVARRIDIARHWIRHHRPADLKPSRMSRILFVDVFGDIFEHSPWVAERTYDAGLTTGQDTAEGLHAAMVQALSEGAREQKLALINAHPDLAGRLKLADLTADSRNEQSSAGLDSLTEEERSRFLKLNDAYRQKFGFPFIMAVKGRSKDEILAAFEERLEHDPDQEFDTAIVQIELIALLRLKDRLPSLADVFSNLA